The following proteins come from a genomic window of Coregonus clupeaformis isolate EN_2021a chromosome 2, ASM2061545v1, whole genome shotgun sequence:
- the LOC121536668 gene encoding DAP3-binding cell death enhancer 1-like isoform X2, with product MWRVQGFVGRVLSRCHGNAPLRQSQNHHVEDEVINTSTLLSTGCHSPDSSSQKGEDGDKRRKKRTSQFCYAGLPRYTALDAVGWGEAAVLLMQICRRVHSQFSGSEPNPNQNPNTGRLAIQGTLQKFGNRFLLERLSRHYVLPRGRSVHCLPQSQQPQSQQPQSQQPQSQQAQSQQPQSQQAQEHSRPRSSYSSPDQFHEDHLTAGTEESSFSESSLPEDNHRTRDGEQPGQQNDQDALAGAAQNLQQVADSSGPVVLNIIGLESAQTGDYEAAFSCFLASARRGYCKAQFNTGVCYEKGRGVCKDKEKALDFYSQAATGGHSQAQYRCAKLLLNSRGQQSTQQDLDTAISLLQQAASAGLREAQVYLGSLFSQEPVRDGRKSVHYLKMAAESGDSEALLFLGQCYETGFGVSRCFRTAVGFYQRAAQAGNSQAKTLLAPPFGLEDAVLRSIRSSQCFSVADHLRRPLSTLTSPVPPSSRPTLPHSWSTGSMGPPPMLSSLTPSSQRNAVRWTIGVG from the exons ATGTGGAGAGTACAAGGGTTTGTTGGAAGAG TTTTGAGCCGGTGCCATGGCAACGCCCCCCTGCGCCAGTCTCAGAATCACCACGTGGAGGATGAGGTCATCAacacctccaccctcctctccactGGCTGTCACTCCCCTGACAGCAG CTCTCAGAAAGGGGAGGATGGAgacaagaggaggaagaagaggacctCTCAGTTCTGCTACGCTGGGCTCCCCCGCTACACTGCCTTGGATGCAGTTGGCTGG GGGGAAGCTGCGGTGCTGTTGATGCAGATCTGTAGGAGGGTCCACTCTCAGTTTTCTGGGAGTGAACCCAACCCCAACCAGAACCCCAACACAGGACGCCTGGCCATACAGGGAACCCTGCAGAAGTTTGGCAACCGTTTCCTACTGGAGAGAC TGTCTCGCCATTACGTGCTGCCCAGAGGGAGGAGTGTGCACTGTCTGCCCCAGAGCCAGCAGCCCCAGAGCCAGCAGCCCCAGAGCCAGCAGCCCCAGAGCCAGCAGGCCCAGAGCCAGCAGCCCCAGAGCCAGCAGGCCCAGGAGCACAGCAGGCCCAGGAGCAGCTACAGCAGCCCTGACCAGTTTCATGAAGACCATCTGACTGCTGGAACGG AGGAGTCATCATTTTCAGAGTCCTCCCTCCCTGAAGACAACCACAGAACCAGAGACGGGGAACAGCCTGGGCAGCAGAATGACCAG GACGCCCTGGCGGGGGCAGCCCAGAACCTCCAACAGGTAGCCGACTCCAGTGGTCCTGTAGTCCTCAACATCATCGGTCTGGAGAGTGCTCAGACTGGGGACTATGAGGCAGCCTTCTCCTGTTTCCTGGCCTCCGCCAGACGGGGCTACTGCAAGGCCCAGTTCAACACTGGAGTCTGCTATGAGAAAGGCAGGGGTGTATGCAAAGACAAGGAGAAG GCTCTTGACTTCTACAGCCAGGCAGCGACAGGGGGTCACAGTCAGGCTCAGTACCGCTGTGCCAAACTCCTCCTGAACAGCAGAGGGCAGCAGAGCACACAGCAAGACCTGGACACAGCCATCAGCCTACTGCAACAGGCTGCCTCAGCTGGACtgagagag gcccaAGTGTACCTGGGGTCTCTGTTCTCACAGGAGCCAGTCAGAGATGGCCGTAAGTCAGTGCACTACCTGAAGATGGCAGCAGAGAGCGGA gACAGTGAGGCCCTGCTGTTCCTGGGCCAGTGTTATGAGACTGGGTTCGGGGTGTCCCGGTGCTTCAGAACAGCAGTAGGGTTCTATCAGAGGGCAGCCCAGGCAGGAAACAGCCAGGCCAAGACCTTACTGGCGCCGCCCTTTGGACTGGAGG ATGCCGTCCTGCGCTCTATCCGTTCTTCCCAATGTTTCTCTGTAGCTGACCATCTGCGTAGACCTCTCTCTACCCTCAcctcccctgtccctccctccagtcGCCCCACCCTCCCCCACTCCTGGAGCACAGGGAGCATGGGCCCCCCACCCATGCTGTCCTCCCTCACCCCCAGCTCTCAGAGGAACGCCGTGAGGTGGACTATAGGAGTGGGATAG
- the LOC121536668 gene encoding DAP3-binding cell death enhancer 1-like isoform X1, whose translation MWRVQGFVGRVLSRCHGNAPLRQSQNHHVEDEVINTSTLLSTGCHSPDSSSQKGEDGDKRRKKRTSQFCYAGLPRYTALDAVGWGEAAVLLMQICRRVHSQFSGSEPNPNQNPNTGRLAIQGTLQKFGNRFLLERLSRHYVLPRGRSVHCLPQSQQPQSQQPQSQQPQSQQAQSQQPQSQQAQEHSRPRSSYSSPDQFHEDHLTAGTEESSFSESSLPEDNHRTRDGEQPGQQNDQDALAGAAQNLQQVADSSGPVVLNIIGLESAQTGDYEAAFSCFLASARRGYCKAQFNTGVCYEKGRGVCKDKEKALDFYSQAATGGHSQAQYRCAKLLLNSRGQQSTQQDLDTAISLLQQAASAGLREAQVYLGSLFSQEPVRDGRKSVHYLKMAAESGDSEALLFLGQCYETGFGVSRCFRTAVGFYQRAAQAGNSQAKTLLAPPFGLEEDAVLRSIRSSQCFSVADHLRRPLSTLTSPVPPSSRPTLPHSWSTGSMGPPPMLSSLTPSSQRNAVRWTIGVG comes from the exons ATGTGGAGAGTACAAGGGTTTGTTGGAAGAG TTTTGAGCCGGTGCCATGGCAACGCCCCCCTGCGCCAGTCTCAGAATCACCACGTGGAGGATGAGGTCATCAacacctccaccctcctctccactGGCTGTCACTCCCCTGACAGCAG CTCTCAGAAAGGGGAGGATGGAgacaagaggaggaagaagaggacctCTCAGTTCTGCTACGCTGGGCTCCCCCGCTACACTGCCTTGGATGCAGTTGGCTGG GGGGAAGCTGCGGTGCTGTTGATGCAGATCTGTAGGAGGGTCCACTCTCAGTTTTCTGGGAGTGAACCCAACCCCAACCAGAACCCCAACACAGGACGCCTGGCCATACAGGGAACCCTGCAGAAGTTTGGCAACCGTTTCCTACTGGAGAGAC TGTCTCGCCATTACGTGCTGCCCAGAGGGAGGAGTGTGCACTGTCTGCCCCAGAGCCAGCAGCCCCAGAGCCAGCAGCCCCAGAGCCAGCAGCCCCAGAGCCAGCAGGCCCAGAGCCAGCAGCCCCAGAGCCAGCAGGCCCAGGAGCACAGCAGGCCCAGGAGCAGCTACAGCAGCCCTGACCAGTTTCATGAAGACCATCTGACTGCTGGAACGG AGGAGTCATCATTTTCAGAGTCCTCCCTCCCTGAAGACAACCACAGAACCAGAGACGGGGAACAGCCTGGGCAGCAGAATGACCAG GACGCCCTGGCGGGGGCAGCCCAGAACCTCCAACAGGTAGCCGACTCCAGTGGTCCTGTAGTCCTCAACATCATCGGTCTGGAGAGTGCTCAGACTGGGGACTATGAGGCAGCCTTCTCCTGTTTCCTGGCCTCCGCCAGACGGGGCTACTGCAAGGCCCAGTTCAACACTGGAGTCTGCTATGAGAAAGGCAGGGGTGTATGCAAAGACAAGGAGAAG GCTCTTGACTTCTACAGCCAGGCAGCGACAGGGGGTCACAGTCAGGCTCAGTACCGCTGTGCCAAACTCCTCCTGAACAGCAGAGGGCAGCAGAGCACACAGCAAGACCTGGACACAGCCATCAGCCTACTGCAACAGGCTGCCTCAGCTGGACtgagagag gcccaAGTGTACCTGGGGTCTCTGTTCTCACAGGAGCCAGTCAGAGATGGCCGTAAGTCAGTGCACTACCTGAAGATGGCAGCAGAGAGCGGA gACAGTGAGGCCCTGCTGTTCCTGGGCCAGTGTTATGAGACTGGGTTCGGGGTGTCCCGGTGCTTCAGAACAGCAGTAGGGTTCTATCAGAGGGCAGCCCAGGCAGGAAACAGCCAGGCCAAGACCTTACTGGCGCCGCCCTTTGGACTGGAGG aagATGCCGTCCTGCGCTCTATCCGTTCTTCCCAATGTTTCTCTGTAGCTGACCATCTGCGTAGACCTCTCTCTACCCTCAcctcccctgtccctccctccagtcGCCCCACCCTCCCCCACTCCTGGAGCACAGGGAGCATGGGCCCCCCACCCATGCTGTCCTCCCTCACCCCCAGCTCTCAGAGGAACGCCGTGAGGTGGACTATAGGAGTGGGATAG